A genomic stretch from Helianthus annuus cultivar XRQ/B chromosome 1, HanXRQr2.0-SUNRISE, whole genome shotgun sequence includes:
- the LOC110879445 gene encoding dirigent protein 21, translated as MSKTLHKPLFLIIIFILHSFTTIHSKSFNFKKQKQTHLHFYFHDIVTARHPTAVKVASAPTTNTTRSFFGLVMMMDDPLTVGPEPGSKLVGRAQGLYASADLKDLGLLMVLNYYFMEGKYNGSTLSILGRNAALTPMREMPIVGGTGLFRFARGYAQAKTHSIDFKTGNAVVEYNVFVLHY; from the coding sequence ATGTCTAAAACTCTCCATAAACCCTTATTtcttatcatcatcttcatcctccACTCTTTCACCACCATCCACTCCAaatcatttaatttcaaaaaacAGAAACAAACACACCTTCACTTCTACTTCCATGACATAGTCACCGCCCGTCACCCCACCGCGGTCAAAGTGGCCTCTGCTCCCACCACCAACACCACTCGTAGCTTCTTTGGCCTAGTCATGATGATGGATGACCCATTAACCGTGGGGCCTGAACCGGGGTCTAAACTAGTGGGAAGAGCTCAAGGGTTATACGCGTCCGCGGATTTAAAAGACTTGGGACTTTTAATGGTCTTGAACTACTATTTTATGGAAGGGAAGTACAATGGGAGCACTTTGAGCATACTCGGGCGGAATGCGGCGTTGACGCCAATGCGAGAAATGCCGATCGTTGGCGGCACCGGGCTATTCCGGTTTGCTAGAGGTTATGCTCAGGCCAAGACTCATAGTATTGATTTCAAAACTGGGAATGCCGTTGTAGAGTATAATGTGTTTGTTCTTCATTATTGA